One region of Candidatus Bathyarchaeota archaeon genomic DNA includes:
- a CDS encoding ABC transporter ATP-binding protein: MRDRTDHFRVRQVCRTYDREQGKFSFNISYETTVKLTPRALVIAEAFGLGIDEAQKFTVLDTELKISPTDIVYITGDSGSGKSVLLRALRKDLCEEAADLNEITVDTEKPLIETVGATVEEGLELLSKVGLNDAFLFLRTYEQLSDGQKYRYRIAKLIESGKQWWLMDEFAACLDRDTAKIIAFNLQKIARQQGKAVIAATTHNDLLEDLNPSVHVHKRFGQEIQVKYYPNATAAECSLIREMKIERGTIADWHRLSAFHYRGHLVAAPRSIFRLKRGDELCGVIVYCYPPPNCFGRRLVLPHMPMREVNRQLSIINRVVIHPKYRTIGLGTKIIRETLALAGTPCIEMVAVMAKYNPFAEKAGLQKVTEQKPTKSILAIASLLSELGFNLHLLSSGRYVSQKLASLNSGAREKLKELFIKNKHPRFEKEFAVSRHQPFGKTSDYAKCIENADSDKMVKLIKLVGMLMQTKVYLFASNLPADS; the protein is encoded by the coding sequence ATGAGAGATAGAACCGATCACTTCAGAGTCAGACAGGTCTGCAGGACATACGACCGAGAGCAAGGCAAATTCAGCTTCAACATATCATACGAAACCACCGTGAAACTCACTCCAAGAGCCCTCGTGATCGCAGAGGCCTTCGGACTGGGAATTGACGAAGCCCAGAAATTCACAGTCCTAGACACCGAACTGAAAATCAGCCCAACAGACATTGTCTATATCACGGGAGACAGCGGCAGCGGAAAATCCGTTTTACTACGAGCATTGAGAAAAGACCTATGTGAGGAAGCTGCCGATCTGAACGAGATCACTGTAGACACCGAGAAACCGCTCATCGAGACTGTCGGGGCAACCGTGGAAGAAGGACTCGAGCTCCTGAGCAAAGTAGGTCTGAACGATGCTTTCCTTTTCCTACGTACATACGAGCAGCTGAGTGACGGCCAAAAGTACCGTTACAGAATCGCCAAACTCATCGAATCGGGCAAGCAGTGGTGGCTAATGGACGAATTCGCCGCATGCCTAGACAGAGACACAGCAAAGATAATCGCTTTTAACCTGCAGAAGATCGCCAGGCAACAAGGCAAAGCCGTGATAGCAGCGACAACTCATAATGACCTGCTAGAGGATCTGAACCCAAGTGTTCATGTGCATAAGCGATTCGGGCAAGAAATCCAAGTCAAGTATTATCCCAACGCTACCGCAGCAGAATGCAGCCTCATCCGAGAAATGAAGATAGAGCGAGGAACAATAGCTGACTGGCATAGACTCAGCGCCTTCCATTATCGAGGCCACTTAGTCGCGGCTCCTCGCAGTATTTTTCGTCTAAAACGCGGGGATGAGCTCTGTGGCGTGATAGTCTACTGTTATCCTCCGCCCAACTGCTTCGGAAGAAGGCTTGTGCTGCCACACATGCCGATGAGAGAAGTAAACAGGCAACTCAGCATCATCAATCGCGTTGTAATTCACCCTAAGTATCGCACAATAGGTTTAGGCACCAAAATAATTCGTGAGACCCTAGCTCTGGCTGGGACGCCATGTATCGAGATGGTTGCAGTCATGGCAAAGTATAACCCCTTCGCGGAAAAAGCCGGGCTTCAAAAAGTCACCGAGCAAAAACCCACCAAGAGTATCTTAGCGATTGCGTCGCTACTTTCTGAACTCGGTTTCAATTTGCACCTCTTGAGCAGTGGACGCTACGTTTCGCAGAAACTTGCCTCCTTAAATTCCGGAGCGAGAGAGAAGCTCAAGGAACTATTCATCAAGAATAAGCATCCACGTTTTGAAAAGGAGTTCGCTGTTAGCAGACATCAACCCTTCGGAAAAACATCCGACTATGCGAAGTGCATTGAAAACGCTGATTCGGACAAAATGGTCAAACTAATCAAGCTCGTCGGGATGCTCATGCAAACGAAGGTTTACCTGTTTGCGAGCAATCTTCCAGCAGATTCTTAG
- a CDS encoding metalloregulator ArsR/SmtB family transcription factor — MAEKAKIDMTIYELQAEISKTLANPIRLAVLHSLREGEKTVNELSEILGARQSNLSQHLAVLRQRGIVKTRKQGASIFYSTSNPKINQACDMVREVLLDQLKQKQELAKAYP, encoded by the coding sequence ATGGCAGAGAAAGCAAAGATTGACATGACAATTTACGAGTTGCAGGCTGAGATTTCAAAGACGCTTGCAAACCCCATCAGACTTGCTGTTTTGCATTCTCTCAGAGAGGGGGAGAAGACCGTGAATGAGCTTTCTGAAATATTGGGTGCGCGCCAGTCGAATCTTTCTCAGCATCTAGCGGTATTGCGACAAAGGGGCATCGTTAAGACGAGGAAGCAGGGCGCCAGCATTTTCTACAGCACTTCCAATCCTAAAATCAATCAGGCTTGTGACATGGTTCGCGAGGTTTTGCTGGACCAGCTTAAGCAGAAGCAAGAGCTGGCAAAAGCCTATCCTTGA